Proteins encoded by one window of Spirochaetota bacterium:
- a CDS encoding sulfatase has protein sequence MKILFVYLVIGLVLGMMIQLFLFSYSYIFNKEINRRKGFLLNLLFSSIIFFITFFKDIVNYPQVYMNNFYFKNHANKIILDFFADNINPAILTMLQIIIISSVFVIILLAALKARNIIFNRIILFLLCISIVLSIVYSLDLDGFDKSDKPNILILASDALRPDHFSGYGYSIDTTPNIDSLINQGVSFRNAYIEVPRTFPSWVSILTGQFASTHGIRHMFPISSDVNRNFETIVRILNDKGYYSSVVADFAGDIFSRIDLGFENLDVPYFNFEFLIEQSILGDHTFLSPLLTNTMGLSLFPVLKDSAYFCPTYFLRERILRSLKKSKGRPFFITTFFSSTHFPYASPYPYYKLYSKNDYKGPYKYFKQRIVSLDSNKEVNLSEEDIEQIRALYDGGLRAFDDEVGRIIKFLSDNDILDNTIIVILSDHGENLYEASLGMGHGEHFRGFYSTRIPLIIRYPKLGLEKRDIFDVVRHVDVAPTLLSILNETIPDHMEGVSLLPLLEGGRADALCAFGETGIWFDNNMRSDLFFQKLRIIYPDIALLSEIDFQLDNQVVVNKNYADTVNLAKHRYIFDGRYKLIYMPLRDRIAYELYDTLRDPGETTNIASIDKSNFHRLKNKLFQWIGRNSDVYIKNDYIYPILRY, from the coding sequence TTGAAAATATTATTCGTATATTTAGTGATCGGCCTTGTTCTTGGTATGATGATCCAATTATTTCTCTTTTCCTATTCCTATATATTTAATAAAGAAATAAACCGGCGTAAAGGATTCCTGTTAAATCTTCTTTTTTCGAGTATAATATTTTTTATCACCTTCTTTAAGGATATAGTCAACTATCCACAGGTATATATGAATAATTTTTACTTCAAAAATCATGCCAACAAGATTATACTCGATTTTTTTGCAGATAACATCAATCCCGCAATTTTAACGATGTTACAGATTATAATCATATCATCGGTTTTCGTTATTATTCTTTTGGCTGCCTTGAAGGCCAGAAACATAATTTTCAATAGGATTATCCTTTTTCTTTTATGCATCTCCATTGTCCTATCTATAGTATATTCCCTTGATTTGGATGGATTTGATAAGAGTGATAAACCAAATATTTTAATTCTGGCATCCGATGCCCTAAGGCCGGATCATTTTAGCGGATATGGGTACTCTATAGATACAACTCCCAATATTGATAGCTTGATCAACCAGGGGGTCTCCTTCAGGAATGCATATATTGAGGTTCCAAGGACCTTCCCGTCATGGGTTTCCATCCTTACAGGGCAGTTTGCATCAACCCATGGGATTCGGCATATGTTTCCAATATCAAGTGATGTTAATCGAAATTTTGAGACCATAGTTAGGATATTAAATGATAAGGGATACTATTCATCGGTAGTCGCGGATTTTGCCGGAGATATCTTTAGCCGAATTGATCTGGGTTTTGAAAACCTTGATGTCCCATATTTCAATTTTGAGTTTCTCATAGAACAATCTATATTGGGAGATCACACATTCCTCTCTCCCCTGCTGACGAATACAATGGGATTGTCTTTGTTTCCGGTATTGAAGGATTCAGCGTACTTTTGCCCGACATATTTTTTAAGAGAGAGAATACTCAGGTCTTTGAAAAAATCTAAGGGCAGGCCATTCTTTATTACGACCTTCTTCTCTTCCACACATTTCCCTTATGCCTCTCCCTATCCATATTATAAACTCTACTCAAAGAATGATTATAAGGGCCCATACAAGTATTTCAAACAGAGAATAGTCTCGTTGGATAGCAACAAGGAGGTCAATTTATCAGAAGAGGACATCGAACAGATCAGAGCGCTATACGATGGAGGCTTGAGGGCCTTTGATGATGAGGTGGGCAGGATAATAAAATTTTTATCTGATAATGATATTCTGGATAACACAATAATTGTGATACTGTCAGATCACGGGGAGAATCTTTATGAGGCATCACTTGGGATGGGGCATGGAGAGCATTTTAGGGGTTTTTATTCTACCAGAATTCCACTCATAATCCGATACCCGAAATTGGGCTTAGAGAAGAGAGACATATTCGATGTTGTACGGCATGTTGATGTGGCTCCAACCCTGTTGTCTATCCTGAATGAGACTATTCCCGATCACATGGAGGGTGTGTCCTTGTTGCCACTTCTTGAAGGGGGAAGGGCTGATGCGTTATGCGCTTTTGGGGAAACCGGAATCTGGTTCGACAACAATATGCGTAGTGATCTTTTCTTTCAAAAGCTACGAATTATCTATCCCGATATCGCCTTACTTTCTGAGATAGACTTCCAGCTTGATAATCAGGTTGTAGTTAATAAGAATTATGCGGATACTGTAAATTTAGCAAAACATAGGTATATCTTTGACGGTAGATACAAGCTTATCTATATGCCTTTGAGGGATAGAATCGCATACGAGTTGTATGATACCCTGCGTGATCCCGGTGAGACGACAAATATCGCTTCGATTGATAAGTCAAATTTTCATAGATTAAAGAATAAACTCTTCCAATGGATTGGAAGAAATAGCGATGTGTATATTAAGAATGATTATATCTATCCAATACTGCGTTATTGA
- a CDS encoding glycosyltransferase family 1 protein, producing MKIAINARVLNDRQGGPYRYLYNILRELSVIDKKNIYYILLKEEIHLDFAMPNNFRMIIRRIRNKFIYDYIYIPIFSYLNRIDVFLFPKNTYSPIIRGRKIPVYHDIVYFEKFNFREFRFFDNLHHKLMIPVAAKFSYIDLTVSEFTASRMIELLNIEKNRIRIITEGVEKKFRKITDKNILKGVIMKYDLKMPFYLYIGSLSPRKNMINVLKAFLRIKDRVEHNIYFIGGYSWRDNKVYDFIKEHDLSQRVIKLDYLEDDELVAIYNLADCFLYPSKYEGFGLPILEAQACGCPVITSRVSSCPEVAGEGGLLVNPYDIDDIAKGMLEIANNMALKSEIIEKGFDNCKKYSWERTAREFIRLFEDVHL from the coding sequence ATGAAGATTGCAATAAATGCAAGGGTCTTGAACGATAGACAGGGAGGGCCATATAGATATCTATATAATATTTTACGAGAGTTGTCAGTGATCGATAAAAAAAATATATATTATATCTTATTGAAGGAAGAGATCCATCTGGATTTTGCAATGCCGAATAATTTTAGAATGATCATCCGTAGAATACGAAATAAATTTATCTATGATTATATATATATCCCAATATTTTCATATCTGAATAGGATCGATGTATTTTTGTTTCCAAAGAATACATATTCGCCGATTATAAGGGGCAGGAAGATTCCTGTGTATCATGACATAGTATATTTTGAGAAATTTAATTTCCGTGAGTTTAGGTTTTTCGACAACCTTCACCACAAGCTAATGATTCCAGTGGCAGCGAAATTCTCATACATTGATTTGACTGTTTCAGAATTTACCGCTTCTAGAATGATTGAGCTTCTTAATATTGAGAAAAATAGAATTAGAATTATTACGGAGGGTGTGGAGAAGAAGTTTAGGAAAATCACAGATAAGAATATACTTAAGGGTGTTATTATGAAGTATGATCTCAAAATGCCATTTTATTTATATATAGGCTCACTGAGTCCTAGGAAGAATATGATAAACGTGTTAAAGGCATTTTTGAGAATTAAGGATAGGGTGGAGCACAATATTTATTTCATCGGGGGGTATTCCTGGAGGGATAATAAGGTATATGATTTTATAAAAGAGCATGATCTGAGCCAACGAGTGATCAAGCTTGATTATTTAGAGGATGATGAGCTTGTAGCAATATACAACCTGGCGGATTGTTTCCTTTATCCATCTAAATATGAGGGCTTTGGCTTGCCAATCCTTGAGGCGCAGGCCTGCGGCTGCCCGGTAATAACAAGCAGGGTATCCAGTTGTCCGGAGGTGGCAGGGGAAGGGGGGCTGTTGGTAAATCCCTATGACATCGATGATATCGCAAAGGGGATGCTTGAGATTGCAAATAATATGGCTCTGAAAAGTGAAATTATTGAAAAGGGTTTTGATAATTGTAAAAAGTATTCATGGGAAAGGACTGCAAGAGAATTCATAAGACTCTTTGAGGATGTCCATTTGTGA
- a CDS encoding D-sedoheptulose 7-phosphate isomerase: protein MILNDSIYEHIEVVKGLISLENEVTKFASRLSTAFRDGHKLLIMGNGGSAAESQHFAAEIVVRYKKNRKGLPAIALTTDSSILTATGNDYSFDEIFSRQIEALAKKGDIVLGISTSGKSINVLHGMRAAKSIGCYTIGLLGNDGGSISRLSDLPIVIKSHNTPRIQECHSIIIHIVCEILDEEFVNE, encoded by the coding sequence ATGATCTTAAACGATTCAATATACGAACATATAGAAGTTGTCAAAGGTCTGATATCACTCGAAAATGAAGTAACCAAATTCGCATCCAGGTTATCAACAGCCTTTCGAGATGGACATAAACTCTTAATAATGGGGAACGGGGGAAGCGCCGCAGAGAGTCAGCATTTTGCAGCGGAAATTGTAGTGCGATATAAAAAGAATAGAAAGGGATTGCCAGCCATTGCCTTAACAACAGACAGCTCAATTTTAACGGCTACAGGGAATGATTATTCCTTTGATGAGATATTCTCAAGACAAATTGAAGCATTAGCCAAAAAAGGAGACATAGTGTTAGGCATATCAACATCTGGAAAGAGCATTAATGTATTGCATGGAATGCGCGCGGCAAAGAGCATAGGCTGTTATACCATTGGCCTTCTTGGGAATGACGGTGGAAGCATATCCAGACTATCAGATTTGCCTATTGTAATTAAGAGCCATAACACACCGAGAATTCAGGAATGTCATAGCATTATCATTCACATAGTCTGTGAAATACTCGATGAGGA